The sequence below is a genomic window from Actinokineospora baliensis.
CCGGCCATCGCGGTGGTCAGCAGCAGCAGCGCGGCCACCAGCACCACGGCGGGCACGTGCCGCCACCGGCTCGGCCCGCTGGAGGACACCTTGTCCAGCAGTTCCAGGTTGGTGAACCGCAGGGTCCGCTTGCGCCGCGACCGCTGCACCAGCACGTAGCCCGCGACGAGCCCGGCGACGGCGATCAGCAGCAGGAACCACAGGGGCGCGGAGAAGTTGCGCAGGCTCAGCGTCATGCGACCCCTCCCGACCAGCGCCGCTTGCGGGCGACGACGAAGCGCACCGTGTCAGCGATCCAATCGGAGTCCGTGCGCAGCACCAAGTGCCCGCTGCCCGCCCGGCGGATTCCCGCCGCCACATCAGCGCGGTGCTCGGCCGCAGCTGCGGCGAACTCCTTGCGCAGCAAGGGGGACGCGGTGACCTCGCGCCGCCGCCCGGTCTCCGGGTCGGCCAGCACGACGGTGCCCACGTCGGGCAGGTCGACGTCGCGCGGGTCGACGACCTCGACCGCGATCAGCTCGTGCCGCAACGACAACGCCCGCAGCGGGCGCTGCCACTCGGTCTGCCCCAGGAAGTCCGACACGACCACCGCGAGCCCCCGGCGCCGCGGCGGGCGGCGGAGCTGCTCGATGGCGTCGGCCAGGTCACCCCGCACGCCCTCGGTCGCGCGCGGCGTCTCCGCCACCTTGCGGACCAAGCCGCGGGCGTGCGCGAGGCCGCCCCTGGCGGGGACCCGGATCATCCGCTCCCCGGTGGAGATCAGCGCGCCGACGCGGTTGCCGCCGCCGCGGGTCAGGTGGGTGATCGCGGCGACAGCGGCGACGGCCAAGTCGCGCTTCTCGCAGCCCGCGGTGCCGAAGTCGAGGCTCGCGGACAGGTCGACCACCAGCCAGGTCTCGAGTTCGCGGTCGGCGACGGTCTCCCGGATGTGCGGGACCGTGGTGCGCGCGGTGACCGCCCAGTCCATCCGGCGCACGTCGTCGCCGGGCTGGTAGGGCCGGGCCTCGCCGGGCTCGGAGCCGGGACCGGGGACCAGGCCGAGGTGGTTGCCCTGCAGCAGGCCGTCGAGCCTGCGCCGGACGTCGATCTCCAGCAGCCGCAGGCCCGCCTCCATGCGGTCGCCGCGCAGGACCGGGGGGACCCAGTTGGGCCGCTCGCCGTCGGTGGACCTCTCCTTGCTCACGGCCTGCCGTTCACCCCGGCGGGGGCCGGGTGCCCCACGGCCTGCGGGCGCGCGGAGACCTGCGGCAGCGGCACGGTCTGCAGCACGCGGGAGATCATGTGGTCGATCGGCACCCCGTCGGCGAGCGCGTCGTAGGACAGCACGAGCCGGTGCCGCAGCACGTCGGGCACCACGTCGACGACGTCTTGGGGCAGCACGTAGTCGCGGCCGCGGACCAGCGCCAGCGCGCGGGAGGCGGCGACGATGCCAAGGCTGGCGCGCGGCGAGGCGCCGTAGGCGATCCAGCCCGCGACGTCGGTCAGGCCGTGCTCTGCCGGGGTGCGGGTGGCCAGCACCAGGCGGACGGTGTAGTCGACCAGCGCGTGGTGCACGAAGACGTTGGCGGCCACCGACTGCAGGCGGCTGAGCTCCTCGGGGGTGAGCACCTGGCTGGGCTCCGGCGGCGTGACGCCCATCCGGTAGACGATCTCGCGCTCCTCCTCCACCGTCGGGTACTCGACGATGATCTTGAAGAGGAACCGGTCGCGCTGGGCCTCCGGCAGCGGGTAGACGCCCTCGTTCTCGATCGGGTTCTGGGTGGCCAGCACCAGGAACGGGGTGGGCATCGGGAAGGTCTTGCCGCCGATGGACACGTGCCGCTCGGCCATCACCTCGAGCATCGCCGACTGCACCTTGGCAGGCGCGCGGTTGATCTCGTCGGCCAGCACGAAGTTGGCCACCACCGGGCCGAGTTCGACGTCGAAGCGCTCACTGCCCTGCCGGTAGATGCGGGTGCCGAGGATGTCGGCAGGCACCAGGTCGGGGGTGAACTGGACCCGGGAGAAGGACCCGCCGACGACCCTGGCGAAGGTCTCCACCGCGAGGGTCTTGGCCACACCGGGCACGCCCTCCAGCAGCAGGTGCCCCTTGGCCAGCAGGCCGACCAGCATCCGCTCGACCAGGCGGTCCTGCCCGACGATCACCCGCTTGACCTCGAACACGGTGCGTTCGAGCAGCTGCGCGTCGCGCGCGGGGGTCGTGGGCGCCTCGGCCTGCCCGGGCTCGGTCACCGGCATCCTCCTCGTGGATCTCGCGACAGACCTCACGGCCTACCGCGTACAGCCAACCGGACCACTGGTGTGAGCCCTGTGAACTCACTCTGGGAACGCGGTCGGGTCACTGGGAACGCGGCCCCCACCCGGCAGGTCCGCCGGGTGGTCCACATCGCGCGAGCTGCCGTCGAGGTCCACCAAGCGGACCGGTGAGAGTCCCGTGAGGACCTTACGCAGTGCCGCGTCCACCGGCCGCTCGGGCAACGCGGCGCGCAGCGGTGCGGTGGGCCACGCGCCGAGCAGCCACTGGTCACGTCCGTCGGCGTCGACGAGCAACGCGGGGGCTTCGGCGCGCAGGCGGTCGACGGTCGCGCGGGATATCGCGAGGAGGTCCGCGGCGAGCAGGACCGTGGTGTCGGCGGTGACGAACTCCAGCCCGGCGGCCAAGGCGGCCACCGGGCCGGAGCCGGGTTCTGGTTCTCGCGTCCACCGCACGGGGTGGACGGTCGGCCGGGGTG
It includes:
- a CDS encoding DUF58 domain-containing protein; amino-acid sequence: MEAGLRLLEIDVRRRLDGLLQGNHLGLVPGPGSEPGEARPYQPGDDVRRMDWAVTARTTVPHIRETVADRELETWLVVDLSASLDFGTAGCEKRDLAVAAVAAITHLTRGGGNRVGALISTGERMIRVPARGGLAHARGLVRKVAETPRATEGVRGDLADAIEQLRRPPRRRGLAVVVSDFLGQTEWQRPLRALSLRHELIAVEVVDPRDVDLPDVGTVVLADPETGRRREVTASPLLRKEFAAAAAEHRADVAAGIRRAGSGHLVLRTDSDWIADTVRFVVARKRRWSGGVA
- the mobA gene encoding molybdenum cofactor guanylyltransferase, giving the protein MRWAAVILAGGKATRMGGIDKPALVVGGSTLLDRAITAVAHADEIVVVGPPRPTVHPVRWTREPEPGSGPVAALAAGLEFVTADTTVLLAADLLAISRATVDRLRAEAPALLVDADGRDQWLLGAWPTAPLRAALPERPVDAALRKVLTGLSPVRLVDLDGSSRDVDHPADLPGGGRVPSDPTAFPE
- a CDS encoding AAA family ATPase codes for the protein MTEPGQAEAPTTPARDAQLLERTVFEVKRVIVGQDRLVERMLVGLLAKGHLLLEGVPGVAKTLAVETFARVVGGSFSRVQFTPDLVPADILGTRIYRQGSERFDVELGPVVANFVLADEINRAPAKVQSAMLEVMAERHVSIGGKTFPMPTPFLVLATQNPIENEGVYPLPEAQRDRFLFKIIVEYPTVEEEREIVYRMGVTPPEPSQVLTPEELSRLQSVAANVFVHHALVDYTVRLVLATRTPAEHGLTDVAGWIAYGASPRASLGIVAASRALALVRGRDYVLPQDVVDVVPDVLRHRLVLSYDALADGVPIDHMISRVLQTVPLPQVSARPQAVGHPAPAGVNGRP